TTACAAGAGGTTTTAGCATTGATGGAGCAACTTCTAAAAAATCATGGCTATTTAGACATTGCCCTTTTAAAAACACGCCTCCCTCTCTCGCGTAAATTTCTCATCGCCTACCTAGAATATTTTGATAGCTTAGGCAAAACCATCAACACACAGGGTAAACGCACCTTAAAATCTTAAAAGGAATAACATGCAACGCACTGATCAGCTAAATCATCTTAATAAAGATTTATGGGATGTGATCATTATTGGGGGCGGGGCAACTGGACTAGGAATCGCCCTAGATAGCACCACGAGGGGCTATAAAACTCTGCTCTTGGAGCGCAAGGATTTTACGCATGGGACTTCTAGCCGCTCGACTAAATTATTGCATGGAGGGGTGCGCTATTTGGCTCAGGGAAATTTTTCGCTGGTCTATGAGGCTTTACATGAAAGAAATTATCTTATTCAAAACGCCCCTCATCTGTGCCGCTCTCAGGCGTTTATTATCCCTTGTGCAAATTTTTTACAAACCCTCTTTTATGGTTTTGGTCTTAAAATTTATGCTCTAATGGCAGGCAAGTTAAACCCCAAACCTAGTAGTATCCTCTCCCAAGAAAAAGCCCGCTTGGCTCTGCCAGCTATCCTAGAAAATAAGCTTACTAGTGGAGTGCGCTACTATGATGGGCAATTTGATGACGCGCGGCTAGGAATCACCCTAGCTCTAAGCGCGCATGCCCATGGGGCTACTCTCATTAATTACATGGAGGTGCTAAAACTTCTCCAAGATGATCATCAAAAAATTTGTGGGGTGGTGGCACGCGATAACATTTGTGCTAAAACTTACACCCTGCGCGCCAAGGTGGTGATCAACGCTACGGGCGTTTTTACCAACCCCATTAACAAAATGGACCCCAGCACACAGGAAAACCACATCACCCCCAGTCAGGGCGTGCATTTGGTCTTCGATCGTAAATTTTTGCCCACAGACAACGCCTTGATCATTCCTAAAACCTCCGATGGCAGGGTGCTTTTTGCCATTCCCTGGCATGATAAGCTCGTAGTAGGCACCACAGACACCCCCATTCAAGAAGTTAAAGATAATCCCCTCCCCCTAGAAGAGGAGATAAAATTCTTGCTCGACACTCTGAAAGATTATTTAAAAAACCCCCCACAAAGATCAGACATTCTCTCTTGCTTTGCAGGGCTTAGACCCTTGATTGCTACAGGCAATACAGAGACAAAAAAAGCCCCCCGCAATCATAAAATCTATATCTCCCCTAACCATTTAGTCCATATCAATGGAGGGAAATGGACCACTTACCGCTACATGGCTCAAGAAACTTTAAATGCCTGTATCCAAAAACAACTCTTGCCTAGCAAGCCCTGTATCACTAAAACCCTAAAACTTTATGGCTACTGCCAAGATTCTCTCCCCGAGCATTTGCGCGTCTATGGCACGGATGCGCACAAAATCTTAGACTTCCAAGCTCAAAACTCCACCCTAGCCCAACCAATCCACCCCAACTACCCCTACACTTTTGCCCAAGTGTCGCATGCCCTCCAACATGAAATGGCACAGAGTGTAGAAGATGTTCTTTCTAGGCGCATACGCCTTTTATTCTTGGACGCTAAAGCTGCTTATGAGAGCGCGCCTAGCGTAGCGCAATTTATGGGGGAGTATTTGGGCTGGGATCAAACAAAAATCGCTCAAGAAATCCAAAGCTTCCAAGATTTGGCTAAGGCACATCTCATCACAAAGGATTAATATGCAACAATACCTCATGGCTTTAGATCAGGGCACCACCTCATCAAGGACGCTCATTTTTAACAAACAAGGGCAGGTGGTCTCTATCGCGCAAAAACCCTTTAGCCAATTTTTCCCTAAGTCCGGCTGGGTAGAACATGACGCTAAAGAAATTTGGGCAACACAGATTGCTACTTTAACGGAAGCTTTAGCCAAAGCGGGCTTAGACGCTAAACAAATTGCTGCCATTGGGATCACTAACCAACGCGAAACCACCATTATATGGGATCGCCACACGGGCGAGCCCATTCATAACGCCATTGTTTGGCAGGATCGGCGCACCGCCGATCTGTGCGAAACTCTTAAAAAAACCCACGCCTCTATGATTCAAGCCAAGACGGGGCTAGTGATCGATGCTTATTTTTCTGCCACTAAAATTGCTTGGCTTTTAGATCATATCAAGGGAGCGCGGCTTAGAGCAGAAAAGGGGGATCTGTGCTTTGGCACCATAGATACTTGGTTAGTCTATAACCTCACTAAGGGCAAGGTGCATGTGAGTGATGTGAGCAATGCGAGCCGCACCATGCTTTATAATATCCACACTCTGCAGTGGGATAGAGAGCTCCTAGAGCTCTTTAATATCCCCCCCAGCCTGCTACCAGAAGTCAAATCCTCGAGTGAAATTTATGGGCATTCCGCCACGCGCTGGGTGGAGAGTGCCATTCCAATTGCGGGCATTGCCGGGGATCAACAAGC
This portion of the Helicobacter felis ATCC 49179 genome encodes:
- a CDS encoding glycerol-3-phosphate dehydrogenase/oxidase, which codes for MQRTDQLNHLNKDLWDVIIIGGGATGLGIALDSTTRGYKTLLLERKDFTHGTSSRSTKLLHGGVRYLAQGNFSLVYEALHERNYLIQNAPHLCRSQAFIIPCANFLQTLFYGFGLKIYALMAGKLNPKPSSILSQEKARLALPAILENKLTSGVRYYDGQFDDARLGITLALSAHAHGATLINYMEVLKLLQDDHQKICGVVARDNICAKTYTLRAKVVINATGVFTNPINKMDPSTQENHITPSQGVHLVFDRKFLPTDNALIIPKTSDGRVLFAIPWHDKLVVGTTDTPIQEVKDNPLPLEEEIKFLLDTLKDYLKNPPQRSDILSCFAGLRPLIATGNTETKKAPRNHKIYISPNHLVHINGGKWTTYRYMAQETLNACIQKQLLPSKPCITKTLKLYGYCQDSLPEHLRVYGTDAHKILDFQAQNSTLAQPIHPNYPYTFAQVSHALQHEMAQSVEDVLSRRIRLLFLDAKAAYESAPSVAQFMGEYLGWDQTKIAQEIQSFQDLAKAHLITKD